One Panicum virgatum strain AP13 chromosome 3N, P.virgatum_v5, whole genome shotgun sequence DNA segment encodes these proteins:
- the LOC120666400 gene encoding rapid alkalinization factor-like, with protein MAKLALALLLLLAVAAAASAAAPMDLDLGFLASGGAGAGARRECRGTVAECLAEDEEAELGGSASAESHRRVLQGRGYISYGALRRDNVPCSRRGASYYNCRPGAQANPYHRGCSRITRCRG; from the coding sequence atggcgaagctcgcgctggcgctgctgctgctcctggccgtggcggccgcggcgtcggccgcggcgcccATGGACCTGGACCTGGGCTTCCTCGCctcgggcggcgccggcgccggggcccgGCGGGAGTGCCGCGGTACCGTGGCCGAGTGCCTggccgaggacgaggaggccgaGCTGGgcggctccgcctccgccgagtCGCACCGCCGCGTGCTCCAAGGCCGCGGCTACATCAGCTACGGCGCGCTGCGCCGGGACAACGTGCCCTGCTCCCGCCGCGGGGCCAGCTACTACAACTGCCGCCCCGGCGCGCAGGCCAACCCCTACCACCGCGGCTGCTCCCGCATCACCCGCTGCCGCGGCTGA